The genomic DNA ACTTTCTCGAACTCGACGTGGTGCGGCGATGACCCGGCCGCGCGCGGTCGTCATCGGCGTCGGCAACGAATACCGCCGCGACGACGGGATCGGGCCCGCGGTGGCGGCCCGGATCGACGCGCTCGGTCTCCCCGGCGTTCTGGTCACCCTCTGCGACGGCGAACCGGCCGGGCTGCTCGACATCTGGGCAGGCGTGGACCTGGCGATCGTGGTGGACGCGGTGCTGTGCGAACCGTCGGCGCCGGGCCGGATCTGGCGCACCACCGTCGACGCGCTGCGCGGCCGCACCCGGGCCACCAGCTCGCACGCCCTCGGCATCCCCGATGCCCTGCCCCTGGGCCGCGCCCTCGGCCGCGTCCCCGGCGAACTCGTCGTCCTGGCCGTCGAGGCGGCCCGCCTCGATCTCGGTGCGGGACTGTCCGATCCGGTCGCCGCCGCCGTGCCGCGGGTGGTCCAGGCCGTGCTGGCGGAGCTGGAACGGCTCGGTACAAGGAAGGACTCATGAACGGACTTGTCATCGTCGTGGTCGTCGCGGAGCTGCTGATCGTGGCGGCACTCTCGCTCCGCGTGGTGTCCCGGTATCAGCACCGGCAACCGACGACGACCCGACCCGCACCGATATCCGACGAAACCCTGGAGACCGCACGACAGTGACCACCCTGCCGACCTACGAGGTCGTCGAGAACGCCGTCCGGCTGGCCGGACGCGCCCCCTCGCTGCACAACTCCCAGCCGTGGCGCTGGGTCTTCGATGGCTATCAGCTGCACTTGTTTTCGGCGCGCGAACGCATGCTGCCGGCCACCGACACGCTGGGGCGGCAGATGATCATCAGCTGCGGGATCGCGCTCGGCCATCTGCGCACCGCGCTGGCCGCCGCGGGGTGGCGAATCTTCCTCGCCCGCTGTCCGGATCCGGGCCGCGGCGACCACCTGGCCGCGATCCGATTCACGTCGGCACCGATCGTCACCGACGCCGACCGCGACCGCGCCGCCGCGATCACGCAACGACACACCGACCGGCTACCACTCGCCCCACCGAACGGATGGGACGAGTTCGAGATCGTGCTGCGCTCCACCTTCGATCCCGCCGACGGGGTCCTCGATGTACTTCCCGAAGACAAGCGCCCGCAACTGGCGCGCGCCAGCGAACTCACCGCCTCGCTGCGCCGCTACGATTCCAGCTACCAGCACGAATTACGGTGGTGGACGGGACATGTCGTGGCCGACACCGGTATACCCGCGGATACGCTGCTCTCCCCCGAAGAACGCGTCGGCGTACCCGTCGGCCGCACATACCCCACCCCCGACATCGGGCCCCGACGCCCGGGAGCCGTCGACCAGGCCACGGTTCTCGTGCTGTCCACCCCCACCGACCAGCACATGGACCTGTTGCGCTGCGGCGAGGTGCTGTCCACCGTCCTGCTGGAATGCACCGTCGCCGGGTACGCCACCTGCCCGCTCACCCACCTCACCGAGATCCCGCGCAGCCGCGCCATCGTCGCCACCCTCACCGGTCGAAAGCAGTTGCCGCAGGTACTGATTCGGGTCGGCACGGCACCGGAGTCCGCCGACCGCCCCACACCCACCCCGCGCCTGCCGCTGGCCGACATCCTCGAGCTGACCGGACCGGGAGCCGAGGCCCGAACACTGCCGTGATCCGCCCGGCAAAATGCTGGATGATCTGCTCATGGTGGGGAAGGCGCCGTTGTGCCAGAAATAGGGGAGGTATCACGCCCCGAACCCGACCCAACCGGCATCGTCGCGGGCGGCGTAGATGTGGTCGAGGTTGCGCAGCAGCCCGGTGGTGAACTGTTACGCCTTGCGCACGACGAGGGTCGGGCAGTGCACCGAGTGCAGCAGGGCGTTGCTGGTGGAGCCGAGCAGCATGCCGGTGAAGCCGCCGCGGCCGTGGCTGCCGACGACGAGCAGTTGCGCGGTCTCGGCTTCGTCGACCAGCGCGCGAACCGGCCTGTCGCGGACCAGGATTCGATGGACCGGGACCTCGGGGTAGCGTTCGGACCAACCGGCCAGGCTTTCGGCGAATACGGCGTCTTCGCTCTCGCGGATGTCGTCCCAGCCCATCATGGCCACATCCAATCCGGCGCTGACATCGCTCCAGGCGTGCACGGCGGTCAGGCCGACCTTGCGGCGCGCCGCCTCCTCGAACGCCACCCCGACGGCAGCGGCGCTGACCTCGCTGCCATCGATACCGACCAGGACCGGTTTGGTGGCCGAGGCCGGGTCGTTGGCGGAGCGGCCGTGCACGACGGCGACCGGACAGTGCGCGTGCCGGGCGACTGCGGAGCTGACCGAGCCGAGCAGTCCACGCCCGAACGCGCCCAGGCCGCGGCTGCCGACCACCAGCATGCGCGCGGACCGTGAACGTTCCAGCAGATCGGGAATGATCGGCGCGTCGACCACCTCGGTGGTGATCTCCTGCGACTCGGGTGCGATCTCCCGCACCACCCGGCGGGCCTCGGTGAGGACGCGCTCGGCGTCGGTGTGCAGCCAGCTCAGATCGGTGCCGGTGAGCATGGCGCCCGGCCCCCACCCGGGCGGACAGGCCGCGGAATTGACCAGGTGCAGACGGCAGCCGTGCAGCACGGCCTCCGTGGCCGCCCACCCGGCCGCCTGATACGACACGTCCGAACCGTCGACGGCGGCGACGATCGGCGGATTCGGCTCGGTGTGCTGTGGATTGTCGGTCATGCCGGTATCTCCTTGTCGGTGTGCGGGTTTCAACGGTCCTGCCCGAGGGGGCGGCTGACGGTTCGCCATTCGCGGGCCCAGCGGGCGCGGTTGCGCAGGTCGAACGCCCAGTGCGCGAACGAGAGCACCGCCGCGGTCGCGAGCCATGCCGACGTCAGCACCACCAGGCCGGTGCCCACACCGCGCACGGCGGCCGCGCCCGGGGGCGTCGGCTCGGAGGTCGGTGCGCCGTCGGGGCCGATCCACATCGAGATCGTGTGCCCGCGAGCGGCATCGCGCGGCACGTCGACCGTCGCATGCCCCGGGCGGCCGTTCGCGGTCCACCGCACCGGGGCCTGGTATCGGTAGCTGATCTGCCCGGCCGCGTCGGTCTCCGTAATCTTGGACGGATCCGCCGACAATGCCGCTGTGACACTACTTTTCGTCGCGTTCTCGCGCTGGATGTGCAGGGCCGAGCCGCTGTAGTCGGCGGTGCCCGCCGCACCGGCGACCGGTATCGCGGCCAGGATCACCGCCGCCGCGAGCAGTCGCAGCAGCCCCTCGCATCGATCCGAGCCGCGCATGAGCGGATTCGGATTCCACGGCTGGGCACGCCAGAATCGCCGGAGCGCGGAGGGAAATCGGGTCATGGCAATCATCTCTTCACCGGTCGTGCCGCCTCACAGCGCGGACACGACCTCCTCGAGGGGACGTCGGGGTGTCGCGGGGATCGGCTCGGCACTCGTTGCCGCCCAACCGGTTCGGATGATGAGCTGCGGGATGCCGCTGTCGTGCAGGATCTCCGTGCGGATGGCCGCCCGGGTATCGGGCAGCTCCAGCGGTTCGCTCAGCGGGCAGGTGGCCAGCCCGAACGAGGTCGCGGTCAGCAGGACCGCGCTGGCGGCCTCACCGGCCCGCAATCGCGAGACCCGGTCGTCGCCCGCGGTACTCAGCACCAGCATCCGGTCGGCGACGTCGATATCGTGGACAACCACCTGGGGCAGAACGGGATCGGCGAACGGCCGCACGGTCGCATCGGCCGCCGCCACCGCGCTGCGGGCGGGCACGCCCTGGGGAGAAGCGTGGCGGCCACTCCAGCGCGCCAATTCCGCGCCGTAGGAGAAGTCCCGGGCGTGGCTGGCGGCCGCCCGCTCGAACACTCGCAGCAGCAGTGCCCGGGCCTCCGCGGTCTCGACGTCCTGAGTCACGACACCGCAGGCGGACGCCGCATACCGCATCGCGTCGACGTAGGCGGCGGGTACCTCCCACGAGGTGCAGCGGCGGCGGTCGGTGCTGCGGCGGCCGATCGCTCGCGCCAGCTTGACCGCTTCGGCATTCGGTGCGGCGGGCCGGAATTCGATCGCGGCCAGATGATCGGGCTCGGCCGGATTCGGCAGCCGGTGAATCACCGTCTCCCACCCGAACACCCGCAGCGCGACCCGCAGATGATGCAGCGCCGCACCGCAACTGACGATCAGATCGCGCATATCGGGATCGGTGTGCGGCAGCTGCCGACTCGGATCGGCATACAGGTGCACGGTGCGCCTCCCCAACCGCCACAGCCACGGCTGCGTATTGTGCACCGAGGGCGCCCGCACCGCCATCGCCAGCGCGGCGCGGACTGTGTCGTGATCGGGATGTGGAGTCGACCCCGTGAAATCGGCCATCGCTCGCCCCTTTCGGTCCGTGTCGGGAAAGACCGTTCCGGTTGTGTGCGTTCAGCATCCCGCGCGTACACCGCCGGGCGAGACGGCCGAAGGTCACCTGCCCACGGGCCGTCCGGCAGCCTCGAGGCCGAGACCGCCGAGAGCCCGCACAGGCCCGGAGTTCCCGTACAGATCCCGGGCGACGATTACCGGGGTGCAGGACCAGCGACTATCGGACCGACCCGGTCGCGACGGAACCGAGCACGCTGGTCAGGCAGACGCCCGCGACGAGATTGATCGCGGCCGTGGCGATCTGGGCGCTGTGCTCGGCGGAGACGGTGAACGGCAGGATCACCGCTGCCGCCGTGGCCAGTGCGGTGATCCAGTAGAAGAAGGTGAGCGGGCTGGGCATGAATTCCAGCAGCAGGTGCAGCAGCGCCGTGGCGAGCAGGGTGATCCCGGCGGCGGCGAGGGCGTAGGTGGTGGTGTTGGCGGTGCCGTAGGCGCCTTCGCGGGCGGGGGCGAGCACGGGAATGCCGAAGACGCCCCGGACCAGCAGGATGGCGACGACGATGAGCAGGGCCATCACGACCGCGGTGCCGATGCCACCGGCCCACAGTCGCCCGGCGCGAATCCTCGGCGGCGGAGGCGGTTCGTAGTCGCTCATATCGGACCGCCTTTCGATGGCCAGGTGTCGCATCGCAGAACCGGCGCTCGGCTGAACACCCCCATGTGTTACCACAGTTGCGCTTGTATCGGGGCGCCATCGCGAACCTCGACCCGCCATTTCGTCTTGCCGCCACCCGCGTCCGGTCGTCACCTACCGGGAGGCACTCCCTGCCATCGCCAGTCGCTGATCTCCGGCGGGTCCTCGCCGTATCGGCAGGCGTACGCCTCGGCCCGGTCCAGCAATTCGAGCAGCCGGTCGCGCAGGTGCCCGATCCGGTCGCCCACGCGCGCAACCTGTTCCAGCGCGGCCAGGGCCAGGTGATAGCGGTCGATGCCGTTCATCGCGCACATCTGGAACGGGGTCGTCGTGGTGCCGTTGTCGTGGAAGCCACGCACGTGCAGCCGCTCGTGGCCGGGACGGCGATAGGTGAGCTGGTGGATCAGCCACGGGTAGCCGTGGAAGGCGAACACGATCGGCCGCAACGCGGTGAAGATCTCGACGTAGCGCCGGTCGGAGATGCCGTGCGGATGCCGGTCGGCGGGGAACAGCCGCGCCAGATCGACGATGTTCACCACGCGCACAGCGAGATCCGGCGCCATCTCGCGCAGCACCGCGACCGCGGCCAGCGTCTCCTGGGTCGGCACGTCGCCCGCGCAGGCCAGCACCACATCGGTGTCGCCGCCCTGATCCGAACTGGCCCAACTCCAGACGCCCAGCCCCTGCGCGCAATGCAGCCGGGCCTGCTCGTCGGTCAGATATTGCAGCGCCGGTTGCTTGCCCGCCACAACCACATTCACCCGGTCGCGGCTGCGCAGGCAGTGGTCGAACACGTGCAGCAGGGTGTTGGCGTCGGGCGGCAGATACACCCGGCACACCTCCGGCCGCTTGCTCAGCACATGGTCGATGAATCCGGGGTCCTGATGCGAGGCCCCGTTGTGATCCTGCCGCCACACATGCGAGG from Nocardia terpenica includes the following:
- a CDS encoding Acg family FMN-binding oxidoreductase: MADFTGSTPHPDHDTVRAALAMAVRAPSVHNTQPWLWRLGRRTVHLYADPSRQLPHTDPDMRDLIVSCGAALHHLRVALRVFGWETVIHRLPNPAEPDHLAAIEFRPAAPNAEAVKLARAIGRRSTDRRRCTSWEVPAAYVDAMRYAASACGVVTQDVETAEARALLLRVFERAAASHARDFSYGAELARWSGRHASPQGVPARSAVAAADATVRPFADPVLPQVVVHDIDVADRMLVLSTAGDDRVSRLRAGEAASAVLLTATSFGLATCPLSEPLELPDTRAAIRTEILHDSGIPQLIIRTGWAATSAEPIPATPRRPLEEVVSAL
- a CDS encoding universal stress protein produces the protein MTDNPQHTEPNPPIVAAVDGSDVSYQAAGWAATEAVLHGCRLHLVNSAACPPGWGPGAMLTGTDLSWLHTDAERVLTEARRVVREIAPESQEITTEVVDAPIIPDLLERSRSARMLVVGSRGLGAFGRGLLGSVSSAVARHAHCPVAVVHGRSANDPASATKPVLVGIDGSEVSAAAVGVAFEEAARRKVGLTAVHAWSDVSAGLDVAMMGWDDIRESEDAVFAESLAGWSERYPEVPVHRILVRDRPVRALVDEAETAQLLVVGSHGRGGFTGMLLGSTSNALLHSVHCPTLVVRKA
- a CDS encoding DUF6069 family protein — encoded protein: MSDYEPPPPPRIRAGRLWAGGIGTAVVMALLIVVAILLVRGVFGIPVLAPAREGAYGTANTTTYALAAAGITLLATALLHLLLEFMPSPLTFFYWITALATAAAVILPFTVSAEHSAQIATAAINLVAGVCLTSVLGSVATGSVR
- a CDS encoding Acg family FMN-binding oxidoreductase, translated to MTTLPTYEVVENAVRLAGRAPSLHNSQPWRWVFDGYQLHLFSARERMLPATDTLGRQMIISCGIALGHLRTALAAAGWRIFLARCPDPGRGDHLAAIRFTSAPIVTDADRDRAAAITQRHTDRLPLAPPNGWDEFEIVLRSTFDPADGVLDVLPEDKRPQLARASELTASLRRYDSSYQHELRWWTGHVVADTGIPADTLLSPEERVGVPVGRTYPTPDIGPRRPGAVDQATVLVLSTPTDQHMDLLRCGEVLSTVLLECTVAGYATCPLTHLTEIPRSRAIVATLTGRKQLPQVLIRVGTAPESADRPTPTPRLPLADILELTGPGAEARTLP
- a CDS encoding Rv1733c family protein, giving the protein MTRFPSALRRFWRAQPWNPNPLMRGSDRCEGLLRLLAAAVILAAIPVAGAAGTADYSGSALHIQRENATKSSVTAALSADPSKITETDAAGQISYRYQAPVRWTANGRPGHATVDVPRDAARGHTISMWIGPDGAPTSEPTPPGAAAVRGVGTGLVVLTSAWLATAAVLSFAHWAFDLRNRARWAREWRTVSRPLGQDR
- a CDS encoding hydrogenase maturation protease; its protein translation is MTRPRAVVIGVGNEYRRDDGIGPAVAARIDALGLPGVLVTLCDGEPAGLLDIWAGVDLAIVVDAVLCEPSAPGRIWRTTVDALRGRTRATSSHALGIPDALPLGRALGRVPGELVVLAVEAARLDLGAGLSDPVAAAVPRVVQAVLAELERLGTRKDS